CGGTCCGGGGGGTGCTGGTCTTCAGCAGCCTCGGCGCCGCCGCGCTGGTCGGTGTGGCCGCGCCCATCGGCTGGTTCTTCTTCCCGGCGGACGCCGCGCCCGCCGCCGCCGCGGCGGTCGCCGGCTTCGCCCCGGGGCTGCTCGGCTACGGCCTCTTCGCCGTGCTCACCCGGGCCCTCTACGCCCGGGGCGAGACCCGGACGGCGACCTGGGCCACCGCCGTGGGCTGGCTCGCGGTGCCGGTCGCGGTGCTGCTGCTCGGCGCGCTCCTGCCGCTGCGCGACCGGGTGCTCGCCGTGGCCCTGGCCAACTCCGCCGGCATGCTCCTCCTCGGTGGCCTGCTGCTGCTCGCGGTGGCCCGCGCGGCCGGCCGTCCGGCGCTGGCCGGGGTGGGCCGGGCGGCGGCCGCCGGACTGGCCGCCGCCGGACTGGCCGCGCCCGCCGGGGCGGCCACCGCCCGGTGGCTCGCCGACCTCGGCGGCGGCACCCCGACGACAGCGCAGGCGCTCGTGCAGGGCATGCTGTCCGGGGCCGTGGTCGGGGCGGTGTTCCTCGCCGTGGCCTGGCTGACGGACCGGCCGGACGTGCAGCCGCTGCTGGCCGGGGCGCTGCGCCGCCTCGGCGGTCGCCGCCGGACCCCGCCGCGCGACCGGCAGGACGGCGGCGCGCCCGGACCAGGGGACGGGAAGGAGACGGTGTCCCGGTGAGCGCGAGGAGTGAGCCGGGTTTGCGAGCCCCGCAGTCGCGAACGACGGTGGGTCGGGTGAGCGCGAGGAGTGAGCCGGGTCTGCGAGCCCCGCAGTCGCGAACGAGAGGTGAGCACGGATGACCGACGCGACGCCGGCGCCGGGCCGACCCGGCACGGTGGTCCTGCTGCTCGCCTCCAGCACCGGCGGGGTGGGCCAGCACGTGCGCTCCGTGGCCCGCGGTCTCGCCGCGGCCGGCACCCCGGTGCTGGTCTGCGGACCCGCCGCCACCCAGGACCAGTTCGACTTCACCGGCGTCGGGGCCCGTTTCGCGCCGGTGGAGATCCCGGCCAGCCCCACGCCCGCCGACGCGCGGGCCGTCTCGGTGCTGCGCCGGACGCTCGCCGCCGAGACCGTCCAGGTCGTGCACGCCCACGGGCTGCGCGCCGGGCTGGTCGCCGCGCTCGCCCGGCCCGCCGCGCCGCTGGTCGTCACCTGGCACAACGCGGTGCTCGCCGGCGGGCTGCGCGGGCAGCTCTCCCGGCTCGCCGAGCGGGTGGTCGCCCGCGCCGCCCGGGTCGCGCTGGGCGCCTCCACCGACCTGGTCGAGCGCGCCGCCGCGCTGGGCGCCGCCGACGCGCGGCTCGCCCCGGTCGCCGCGCCGGCCCTGCCCGCCCCACGCCGCCGCCGGGCCGCCGTGCGCGCCGAGTTCGGTGTCGCCGCCGACCAGCCGCTGGTCCTCTCGGTCGGCCGGCTGCACCCGCAGAAGCGGTACGACGTGCTGGTCGACGCCGCCGCCCGGTGGCGGGCCCGGACCCCGCCGCCGGTGGTCGTCATCGCCGGCAGTGGGCCGGCGTACCTGCAACTGGCCGCCCGGATCTCCACCGCCCGCGCGCCGGTGACCCTGCTGGGCCACCGCACCGACGTGGCGGACCTGCTCGCCGGCGCGGACGTGGCCGTGGTGACCAGTGACTGGGAGGCACGCCAACTCTTCGCGCAGGAGGCGCTGCGGGCCGGCGTACCGCTGGTGGCGACCGCCGTGGGCGGGCTGCCGGAGCTGGTCGGCGACGCCGCGGTGCTGGTGCCGGCGGGCGACGTCGACGCGGTCGACGCGGCGGTGCGCACCCTGCTCGACGACCCGAGCCTGCGGGCCGACCTGGCCCGCCGCGGCGCCGCCCGGGCCGCGATCTGGCCCACCGAGGAGGACACCGTCGCCGCCCTGGTCGCCCTCTACGCCGAGCTCGGCCCCGATTCCGCCGGGCCGGCGACGCCCGGCGCGGACACCCCGTCGACGGGACGCCGGTGATGCTGCGCAGACTCACCCCGCTCCTGCTCACCCTGCTCGTGGTGGTGCTCGGCGTGACCGCGCTGGCGGCGCGTCCGGAGACCGGCGCGCCCCGGCGCACCGCCGACTTCGTGGTGCTGGCCGGGGTCGCCGGGCTGCGGTGGGAGGACGTCGACCCGCAGCACACGCCGACGTTGTGGCGGATGGCCCAGCAGGGCTCGATCGGGTCGCTGTCCACCCGTTCCGCACACCGCCCCACCTGCCCGGTGGACGGCTGGCTCACCCTCGGCGCGGGCAGTTACGCCGCCTGGAACGGCAGCCGCCAGCCGGGCGCCTGCCCGCCGGCCAACGTCGCGATCGAGCAGCCCGACGGGATCGGCGCGAACCTGCCGGACCAGGGCAGCGTGGTCGCCCACAACGCCGACCGGCTGCCGTGGGGCACGGTGCCCGGCTCGCTGTCGGAGTCGGTGCGCTGTTCGGTGGCGGTCGGCCCGGGCGCCGCCGTCGCCGCCGCCCGTCC
This genomic interval from Micromonospora coxensis contains the following:
- a CDS encoding glycosyltransferase family 4 protein; the encoded protein is MTDATPAPGRPGTVVLLLASSTGGVGQHVRSVARGLAAAGTPVLVCGPAATQDQFDFTGVGARFAPVEIPASPTPADARAVSVLRRTLAAETVQVVHAHGLRAGLVAALARPAAPLVVTWHNAVLAGGLRGQLSRLAERVVARAARVALGASTDLVERAAALGAADARLAPVAAPALPAPRRRRAAVRAEFGVAADQPLVLSVGRLHPQKRYDVLVDAAARWRARTPPPVVVIAGSGPAYLQLAARISTARAPVTLLGHRTDVADLLAGADVAVVTSDWEARQLFAQEALRAGVPLVATAVGGLPELVGDAAVLVPAGDVDAVDAAVRTLLDDPSLRADLARRGAARAAIWPTEEDTVAALVALYAELGPDSAGPATPGADTPSTGRR